GTTTTTGCTGTTGGCTTTTACACCAAAGCAGAACTCTTCAAGAAGGGCTTTTTCTTTTTTGTTAACGAAGTAAGTGTGGTAAGATTTGAATTCTTCAACAAACTCATCGTAGATTTCTTTATCTATGATAACCGCTTGTTCAGACGCACAGACCATTCCGTTGTCAAATGATTTAGACATGACGATATCGTGTGCTGCTTGGCGGATATTAGCTGATTTTTCAACGTAAGCAGGTACGTTTCCGGCACCAACCCCAAGAGCTGGTTTTCCACAAGAATAAGCAGCTTTTACCATGGCGTTACCACCGGTCGCAAGGATGGTCGCAACTCCTTCATGGTTCATAAGAGCACTGGTTGCTTCCATAGAAGGTTGGGTAATCCATTGCACACAGTTCTCAGGTGCTCCAGCTGCAATTGCTGCATCGCGTACGATTCGTGCCGCATGAGCAGATGATTCTTGAGCAGATGGGTGGAAGGCAAAGACGATAGGGTTCCGTGTCTTCAAGGAAATCAATGCTTTAAAGATTGCTGTTGAAGTAGGGTTGGTTGTAGGAGTGATCCCGCAGACAACTCCGACTGGCTCTGCAATCAGCGTTAAACCAGTGACGTCATCTTCTGAAATGACACCAACTGTTTTCGTATGACGCATGTTATTTACTACGTGTTCACAAGCGAACAAGTTCTTCGTCGCCTTGTCTTCAAAGACTCCACGACCAGTTTCTTCATAAGCATGAAGAGCAAGCTCACCGTGTGCGTCAAGAGCAGCTACAGATGCTTTCGCTACAATGTAGTCCACTTGCTCCTGGTTCAATTTGTGCATTTCTTCAAGCGCCACCAGCGCTTTTTGCACCAACTCGTCTACGTGTTTTTCAGCAGCGAGTTTCTTTTCTTCAGGTGAGAGAGTTTTTTTATCAGCCATTTGATGCTTTCCTCCAATGTTTGAAACCCTTATCCTTTTCTAGAACTTTTTCATGTTTTCGGAAATTTTCAAGAATAGTGTAAGAAATTTCGATTTGTTAATTATTTCACAATATAATTGTACTCTATTTTGAGATTTTTGTAAACACTTCCAAGCAACTTTCACAAAGAATTTTTTGAAGCTTGTGAAAATTTTATCAATCCTATTGCTGTGAAAGCAATCATCTAGCAAAATTGTGAAAAAATAATTAAAAAAATTTTTTCTTCACAAAGAGATGTTTTCAATCGATTTATGTAAGCGTTTTCTTAATCTTACTAAAAAAAGCAGCTTTTTACAAGTAAAAAGTTGCTTTTTGTTTTATTTTGTTAGGATTTGTTTTGTTTCAGTTTCAGAGAAGCATTTTTACTTCTTGACCGGACCCTTTTCGGCCTTATCAAGGGCTTCTTTGACTGTTTGAGCATAGAGTTCTCCACCATTGGTTTCCATATTGAAGTGAACAGAGTCTGTTCCCACCCAAATATTTGGATTTTCAATTGCTACTTGGTACCAGTCCGCAATGGTGATAAAGTCGTATTTCTTGGCTAGTTCCAACTCATAAAGACGCGTTTGAACCGATTCACTGGACTGATCGTTGGCATAGCGACCATCATATGGTGTCACAAGGATCAAGCGACGGCCTTTTGGAAGTTTCTCAACATACTGATCCAGCAATTCTTTGTAGTTGCTGACGGTATTGGTTCCTAGGGCAATGACCACATTTTTTAGGAGAACTTTATTGGAGATATCGGTCTCAAAGACCTTCATTCCATTTTCCAACTGACGGCTCACCACCGCATCAATCTGGATACCCGGGATGGCTTTAGTCAGGTAGTCCTGCGCTCGCAAGTTAACCGAATCACCGATCATGGTCACACCATTTGAGACGTTATAGTCTGTTGCCGTCGCATTGTCCACCTGCGTCCGTGTGACCTGCATTTTGCTATCTGCTTGATTGAGCCCACTCACTACCAAACTCTCATCAAAAGCTCCGACGGTTGGTGCAAAGGCGGAGATTCCAACCATCAAGAGAGCCAGTGGAATCATGAGGTAAAAGATCGGCTTGGTCAAAAAACTGAGATCCATCTTCATACCAAAGACCCGAGGCTCCTTGCCTGCAATGGTTGGCTCCAAAATATAGAAGGACAGAGCCGTTAGAATCAAGGAAACGATCGTCGTCACAAGGGCTGCCATCATATTTCCCAAATGTTGAGAGAAGATGATAAAGAAAGGCCAGTGGAAAAGGTAGACACCATAACTAGTATCTGCCAAGAAATTGAGGATGGCTGGTTCTTTTTTATCTGGCGTCTTTTCATGGAGAATGCGGGCCGACAGAATCATGGCACAAGCTGCGATTGTCGCTGCTAAAAAACCAAATAGATAGGTCCACAAGCTATCAAATGGCAAGAAAAGACTGAGCACAAACAAGAAGGCAAAGCTTCCACCAAAGACCGATAAGGTCTTTTTCATGCTCCAAGACTGCACCAGCTTTGTAAAGTTCGGGCTGACATTGGCAATCCCTGTCACCGTTGCTAGGCATGATCCCGCAAAGAAGGGGAAGATGTGAGTGAAGCTAGAAAAATAGATGGTGGAGAAATTAGCTGTCAGAAAGGCGCGGATGAACATGGACAAGAAGGTGAAGAGAAAGAGCCCACTGGATGCCAGGAAGAGCGTGCCTCGGTACTTTCCAACCGTCTTAGCCCGCTTAGCCAAGAACCATGCCAAAAGTGCCCATAGCACATAGTAATGCACTTCTAGAGCCAAACTCCAGGTATGAAGGAAGAGATGCGGAATGAAGTTACTTTCGTAACTACCGCCCGTTGCCATCTCAAAGAAATTGGTTACAAAACCAAAGACTGCCGCAATCTGAGTCCCAATACCAGCCACGTAGTCCCGTTGGACCATAAAGGTAAAGGGCATCACGACCAAGACCATAAAGACAAGGGGTGGTACGATCCGGTAAAAGCGCCGTTTCAAGAATGCCAGGTAGTCGATTCCTTGCTTGCGCGCAAATTCATCGATCAAGAGCGCTGTAATCAAAAATCCTGAGAAGGTGAAGAAAATATCTACCCCAATAAAGCCTCCAGGAAAGGCTTTTTGGAAGAAATGGTAAAGCAATACCAATAAGAGTCCTGTAACACGGACTAGTGAAAACCATTTAATGCGCATTTTGATAAATCCCCTGCTTGAATGTTCCTTTGTATACGACGTTGGCTTCTGTGGTTAAGGTGCCTTTACCCTCCGGCTGGCCGTTAACAAACTGCCCTTCATAGGTCCAACCATCCTTGGACTTAAACTTACCATAGCCGCTAAAAGAGCCGTTGACGAGGTTACCTGTATAGGTATCCCCATTTTTAAAGGTGACGGTTCCCTTGCCATTCATCTTGCCACGGACCAAACTTCCGTCGTAACGGATCGCCCCCTTATCCAAGGTCAAGACACCCCGACCTGGAATGGCTGAAAGGAAAACCAGCAAAGCAGATAGAATAATCACGACTAATGCTGCTATTTCTAAATTTTTTCGCGTCAGATAGACCTTATAGGTCTCATAAAATTCTTTCATATTCTGTATTCTCTCACATATCAAACTCTTAAGAAGTTGCTAACTGATCTAACCAAGCCTTACAGCCGCTCAGAACTCTGGAATAGGTCTCCTCAAAATCACCGGTATACCACGGATCTGGCACACTTTCAGCAGCAAAAAGATGAATCTTGTGCTCTGTCCCCGAAGGAGCCATTTGCTTCAGATCTGCTACATTGTTTTCGTCCATCCCTAGGATCAAATCAAAGTTGTAAAAATCCTCTTCCTTGATCTGTAAGGACGTCTTGGCTGGATCATAAGGGACTTGGTGTTGTCGAAAGATTTTCTGGGTTCCCCTATGGATGGGATTGCCATGTTCCCAGCTCGAGGTGGCCCGACTTTCAATCTCATACTGATCCGTCAAATCCTTCATGACAAACTCCGCCATGGGGCTCCGACAAATATTTCCTAAGCAGACAAAGACGATTTTTTTCATGATTCCACCTAACTCCTTGTTCGGACTGCCCAACCTAGCTGAGCTCTTCGCTTTCCACTATGGAAAACCAGCATACTATTACTATTATAACAAAAATGTGACAGAAAGATGACAAAGGGGCTCCATCATTTTAAAGAAAAATCAGATTCCTTTTTCAAATCTGATCTGTTTCTCTATTTTGGAAAACGAACCTCTAATGGAGGCCATTTACTCTGCCAATTTTTCTTTTTCATCCGCTCTGTATAAACCGTTAAACGCTCTGGGTTGGCTAAAAAATGCGGAGTCGGCTGAACGATGAAGTCTTCGATATCCTTTGTCCCATAAGGGAGAAAGAGCTCTAGCTGACCCTCTTTCCTTAAGCGAACCGCAAGAGCCGTACACTTGCTCGGGGTATTTAGAAACCGCATCACAGGCACTATGATATGGAGCCGTCCCCGGGCTATGCAGGTGCATATAGACTTGATTTTTCACTTCCCATGCGTACTGGGGATAGGTCTTCTTTAATTCCTGCTCGATCTGGAGAGTCTCCTCATAGCTGATCTCAGGATCATAAAAGACCAGATCCATATCGGTCGTCGCATCAAACCCTGGTTTTCCAGAGAGCTGGTTCCAGATGAAATTTCGCACCGCGCCCGCCGCTAACCAGGCATCTGCCAAGTTGAGATCCCGAATGATAGCCAAAACAGTCATCATCTCCGGATCCGCTTGGATTTGTTCTACTATTGCTTCTTCCGTCAGCATCTTCTTCTAGTCTCCATTGTAGGGATAACCCAGGTGTTCATAAGCCTTGCGGGTCGCCACGCGCCCTGTCCGGGTCCGCATGATAAAGCCTTTTTGAATCAAGTAAGGCTCATACATATCTTCTACGGTCTCTCGCTCTTCGGCAATATTGACCGATAAAGTTCCAAGGCCAACCGGGCCACCGCCGTACATCTCAATCATGGTGCGCAGGATCTTTTGATCGACATAGTCCAGTCCTTCATGGTCCACATCCAGCATAGAGAGGGCCTTGTCGGTAATGGTATCGTCAATCAAGCCATCGCCCATGATCTGAGCAAAATCGCGCACCCGTTTGAGCAAACGGTTGGCAATCCGAGGGGTCCCACGACTACGAAGAGAAAGCTCTTCGGCAGCTTCGTGGGTAATCTCCATCTCAAAGATTTCGGCGGTCCGCTCGACAATCTCTGTCAAATCATCTTGCTCATAGTATTCCATGTGCCCCGTAATCCCAAAGCGAGCGCGCAAGGGATTGGACAGCATACCAGCTCGCGTCGTCGCCCCAATCAAGGTAAAAGGAGGAAGGTCCAGATGGACACTCCGGCTGCTCTCACCAGCGCCAATCATGATGTCGATGTAAAAATCTTCCATGGCGCTGTAAAGCACTTCTTCGACTGACATAGGAAGACGGTGGATCTCATCGATAAAGAGGACATCCCCCGGCTCTAAGTCATTAAGGATAGCTACCAAGTCACCAGCCTTTTCAATGACAGGACCAGAAGTCTGCTTGAGATTGACACCCAGTTCATTGGCAATGACAAAGGCCATGGTGGTTTTCCCCAGGCCTGGAGGGCCAAAAAGAAGGACATGATCCAGCGCCTCATCCCGAAGCTTAGCTGCCTCAATAAAGATTTTCAGCTGGTCCTTGACCTTATCTTGACCAATATATTCATGTAAATATTGCGGGCGCAGCGTCCGTTCAACGGCCTCTTCATCGCCCATGATTTCATTGTCTAAAATTCTACTCATACAGTCTATTATAGCAAAAAATGATACCTTCGGTACCATAAATAGAATGTGTTTTTTAAAGATCCTGGTTCCCACCGTCGTTCGTTAGAAAAAGTTGAACGGTTGCCCTCATCGCCAACCTTTCTTTTTATTATACGGTCCCTTCTTCTTCATCTACCGCTCACCATTTCACTTTATAATTATTTCCTTTAATGATAAAATTAAAGCAACAACGTTTAGGAGGTAAATTTATGTTTACTAAAACAAAGAAGATCCTTTTCGGTTTCTTGGCATTCTTTGCAGTGCTCCTTATTGCGGGATGTCAGTCTTCTCCATCGCAGTCTTCTAAAACAAATAAATCTCCTCAAACAGTAAAAGCACCACAAGATCTTACAAAGGATCAACAAGGAACTTGGAAATGGACTGACCAACAAATGACCATTCAAAAAATATTCCTAGCTTCTAATATCAAAAAGCTTGCCGCTGGACTGATGCTTGATGACTTCGATAAGGTTAAGATGACGATGACCATTAAAGATAAAACCGTTGAATTGAAGTACCATTTTGATTACAGAGAACTGTATGAGGATCAAGCATTTGCAACAGGAGAGAACAAAGCGAATTATGAATCGTATTTAAAAAATAAAACTGCTGAATTTAAGAATTATATTCCAAATTTGAAACATACAAAGATTACTCTTGACGAACCTAATTATGCCTATGATTACTCTCTAACTGGAGAAATCGATACGCAGAAACATACTATTACGTTCCCTGAAACACCTACATTTTTAAGTAGAATTGTTATGGGAACCACGTATAACTCACTTGTACCAATTACTTATACTTACACCGTTGAAGGTAACCAAATAACACTTTATGCTGAAGGTAAAGATGAACAAAGTCATTTTAGAGTAATACGTCTTCGTTTCAATTACGTAGGAGACAATCATTAGAAGGAGTGATCAATCATGAACAATATAAAAAAAAGTTCCCTATGGATGTTGTCCCTTCTTGCCCTTCTATTTGTATCAGGATGTGGGCAACAGAAACAACAGCAACAGAAACAGAAACAACAAACAACCACTGAGACTACAACAGTTGCAGAAACTACCACAGTAGCACCTACCCCAGTCTCACTCGAAGGAGACTGGAAAGCTGTAGATTTTAGAGATACAGTGGAACGTACTTTCTTACTTTATTATAATGATGCTAATAGTCGATTAAAGGTTACTGAAGCCTTCCAAGATATCGTTCCGACTCTAAAAATCACAGGAACAGATGTAACTTATTCTTATAGTGCTGATATGAATAAGTATATTGATTTTTATGCTGAACAGAATAAAGATGAATATCCTACAAAAGAAGAAGCTACTGCCATCCTTCTAGGCGTAAGAGAAAAAAAATTTGGAAGTTTTAAACATCAAACTGGAACGTTTGATAACGATACAAAAGTGTTAACTGCAACGTTAAAAGATGGAGTTTTAAACGAGAATGCAAAAACGATCGTATTCCCTGAAGTTCCAAACATCTTTGGAGTTCTACCTCTTTATATTAATTCTACAGACGTACCAATTACTTATCACTACGAATTGAATGGTGACATCCTTACAATTTACGCTGAAAAAACATTCGAAGAAACAGGAGCACATCTCGTTTATCCGATGAAATTCAAGAAAGTTTCAGATCCTAAAACTAATTAAATAACTCACTGAGAGTGAGACAGAAATCGGTAATTCGTTAGAATTCGATTTCGTCGTCCCACCTCCGCACAGTTGAGTAGGGCTGTAAAAGCTGATGAAATCAGCGTAGTAGAGCCCACTCAACCACTGCGTCTTGCTCGACAATCCAAAAATAATTGAGAGGCTAGGACTTTTGTCCCAGCCTCTTTTCTGTGCAAAAAAATAATTTAGGAAGCCTTGAGAATCTCATCTATTGGGGACTCTGCTACATACAATTTTCCCGTTTCTTATGTTGAATAATCGGTCAAGTTACAAAACAAAATTGCGATTTGTTTGAAAGCCCTTGCAAAACAATTGTGTTGAACGTATAATATAAGCGTAATACAATCATCTATTTTAAGGAGGTCTAACGATGATTAGACGTTATAAAAAATTATTTTTAGCATTCGTTGCTCTGTTCTCAGTCTTCCTACTAGCTTCTTGTTCTCAAAAACAAAGTGGCTCTAAAAATGCTGCTAAAACAGAAACAGCAAAAGTCGAAACGATTGATGGCGAATGGGAATTAGTCGATACTCTCGATGCTTTAACGGAATCCATCGGAGCCTATACCCTCCATGGAATCCACTTTGCACACTTGCTTGAATCTGTTAAAGACTTCAAAATGGACATGAAGATTGAAAACAACACGGCAACCATTAAATACGACTATAACATTGATAACTTTATTAAAGCTTTCTACACTGTCACAACAGATGCTAGAGGCAAGACTGAAGAAGAATTCAAAAAAATCATGTATGACTCTCATGAAGGATTTGCAGGCGACTTTAAGAAATACAAAGTCAGCATGAATAAAGATACTGGCGTGTTTAGCTACGAAGCAACGGGTTCTATTGATCAAGGTGCCAAAACAATGACCTTTGATGAAGGACTTTCAGTAGCAAACTCATTCTTCTTCTCATTCGGTGAAAATCGCGTTTCGCCAAACACATATCACTACAAATTAAAAGACGACATGCTTTATGTCACGATTGACGGAAAAGCGAAGAAAAATAATCTTCCAGTTCACTATGAACTACACTTCAAACGTAAAGGAAGCACTACTCAAAAAGACCCCGTTCCAATTGAAGGAAAATGGCAAGCCATCGACTTCCGACCAGCTCTTGAACGTAGCTTAGCCTTTAAAGATTTTGACAATGATGATTCGGCTATCAAGTTGATCTATCCTGAGGCATGGAAAGATTTAAAACCAACGTTGAACATTACAGGTACATCTGTTGAATTCGACTATACTGTATCTCTAGCAGATGGTTTTGGAAGGTTCTACGATTACTTAAAACAAAAAGATGCGTCTAAAGTGACTCAAACGAAAGACGAATATATTAAAAATCAATTTACCAAATTATCAGTCAATCTACAGGATGGCGCTAAAGACTTGCCCAATACAACTTATGAATTTGATAGAGGTAATGCTAAAATTCATTCTGTATTGAAGAACGGTAAATTAGATACGGCAAACCAAACGATTATCTTCCCAGAAGCTATCAATATTGTGCAACTTGCAACCATGTCCATTGGACCTGTCGCTAAAGAAACTACGTATAAATACTCTATTGATGGAGATATTTTAACGTTGACGATTGAGCAACGCGATGGACATAATAATCTAAATACGGTTATTTCAGCAAAATTCAAAAAAATGTCTGATGCAACGAGCAAGTAGTCATTCCACTGCTCCTTGAGAATTTCTCAAGGGGCTTTTTTTGTGCAAAAAAATAAAGAGCTTACGCTCTGTTAAAATACTTCAGGTATCATTCCCATTACCCAAAGGTTCTTCGTATTTTAATAGACTTAAGGAACCTTATCTCACACAATTCTTCTTAAGAATCTCAAGTATTGCTCCATCTGCACTGAAGATTTTTGCTCATCTCATTTTGAATAATCAGTGAAATGACAGAGCAAAATTATGATTCACTTGAAAACCCTTGCAAAATAATAATGTTACACGTATAATATAATCGTAATACAACAATCTATTTCAAGGAGGTCTGATGATGCTTAAACATTATAAAAAATTATTTTTAGCATTCGTTGCTCTATTCTCAGTCTTCGTACTGGCTTCTTGTTCTCAAAAACAAAGCAACTCTCAAAGTGCCGCTCAAACAGAAGCCCCAAAAGTAGAAACCATTGCTGGTGAATGGGAATCCGTATACGAGCTCGATTCATTGCAAAAAGCCTTTTTCCCAAAAGGAATGAAAAGCTATACTTTTGCGAAATTCATTGAAGCCTTTAAAGACTTCAAGATGAAATTATCCGTTGATGGCACAAGCGCAAAGCTAAGCTATCAATATGACTCGAAGAAGTTCGCAAAAGCATTCTACGAGATTTCAAAGGACAAGAATAAAATGACAGAAGACGAATTTGTTAGCCGTTATATTAACGGACAAACAGAGTTCGTGCAAAACTTCAAGAAATATAAAGCATCAATGGATACATCGACTGGAACTTATAGCTACGAAGCTACAGGAACTATTGATGAAAGTGCAAAGACTGTCACATTTGACGAAGGGCTTATCATTCTTGACTCTTTCCCATTAACAACAGCGGATAAAGATCACAGATTCGATCCAGCAACTTACAACTATGAAGTAAAAGACGGCATCTTGACCATCTACGCCGATATGAAGACGAAGGACAATCTTCCCGTTCATTTTGAACTGAACTTCAAACGCGTACCAAGTACAGAAAAGAAATAGAAAGGAGACGTGACCATGTTTAAACAATACTTAAAACCATTATTGATTGCTGGATGCTCTCTTTTAATGCTTGCCGGCTGCGGAAATCAAACCGCTACAACAACTACAACAACTGCTCCTTCCAATCCACTGGAAGGAAAATGGGAACAAATTGACTTCAGAAGTACACTCGAACGTGCCTTAGGATATAATGATTTTACAGAAGAAATTCCACGACGACTCATTTATTCTGATGCCTTCAAGGACGTGAAACCTACACTAACGATTACAGGGAATTCTGCGGTATATGACCTTACAGCAACAACCAATGTGGCTGTCGGTAACTTCTATGATTACGGGAAAGCCCAAAAGTTAACAAGTATCGAAGGGACCAAAGAACAATATATTAAAAATCAGTATGAAGATCTGAAAAAGCAACTGGAAATCTATAACAATATGAAAGGCCCCCTCAGCTTTGAATTCAACGATGAAAAGTATGAAATCCATCAGACCTTAAAAGAAATTACCATTAACGAGAGCGCGGGTACGTTCGAATTCAAGAACGCACCAATGTTCATTAGTTTAGTAACATTCTCCAATGAGAAATTCGTAATACCAGTGACCTATAAATATACTCTTGAAGATGGAATTTTAACACTGACTCTTGAACAGCCTAAAACACTTAGTGGTGAAGAAAAGATTGTTGGCTACTTCACGATGCGTTTCAAAAAAGTAGCGGAATAATCTATTCGCTAGGGCCACTTACCCAGACAACTCTGATAAACAAAAAGGAATGTAGTTTTACTACATTCTTCAGAACGTAGACAAACGTCATTTTTGGCGTTTGTCTTTTTGTTGTATTTTTGAAATTATTTGCTTTATCATCTGTTATTCCATCCAAAAATCGGATTTAGAACAAAATAAAAAGGGATATTCGCTATCCATTTCACCAATTTTTTGATATTTAAGCATGCTAAAGTAAGCCCAACCTTATCCTCCATTTTGGACTTTCCTTTCTCTCTAGTATATCTTAAGTTATGGTACTCCTTAGCCGTCCCAAAGAGTCGCTCAATTGTTTCTTTGCGCTTCTTATAAAGCTCCTTCATTCCTCTTTGGTGGCGAATCTCTTCACAACATTCAAGATCATCTTTCCATATATGTCTCGTTACTACTTTTTGAAAATTCTTGCTTTGGGTACAAACGGATAATAGCGGACAGGAAGTACATACTTTTGGATCACTCTTATACTCACGATAACCTTCTCGAGTCGTCGTGCGATAGCTTAATACTTGATTCTCTGGACAGAGGTAACAGTCATAGTAGTCATCATAAACAAAATCACTGGGTCTTAAGTTCCCCTTCACTCCCTTTGGACGAGTATAGGGGAAGACAGGGATGATATTTCGCTCTAATAAATAATGGGCAATAGCTGGAGTCTTATAG
The Streptococcus parasanguinis genome window above contains:
- a CDS encoding acyltransferase family protein — protein: MRIKWFSLVRVTGLLLVLLYHFFQKAFPGGFIGVDIFFTFSGFLITALLIDEFARKQGIDYLAFLKRRFYRIVPPLVFMVLVVMPFTFMVQRDYVAGIGTQIAAVFGFVTNFFEMATGGSYESNFIPHLFLHTWSLALEVHYYVLWALLAWFLAKRAKTVGKYRGTLFLASSGLFLFTFLSMFIRAFLTANFSTIYFSSFTHIFPFFAGSCLATVTGIANVSPNFTKLVQSWSMKKTLSVFGGSFAFLFVLSLFLPFDSLWTYLFGFLAATIAACAMILSARILHEKTPDKKEPAILNFLADTSYGVYLFHWPFFIIFSQHLGNMMAALVTTIVSLILTALSFYILEPTIAGKEPRVFGMKMDLSFLTKPIFYLMIPLALLMVGISAFAPTVGAFDESLVVSGLNQADSKMQVTRTQVDNATATDYNVSNGVTMIGDSVNLRAQDYLTKAIPGIQIDAVVSRQLENGMKVFETDISNKVLLKNVVIALGTNTVSNYKELLDQYVEKLPKGRRLILVTPYDGRYANDQSSESVQTRLYELELAKKYDFITIADWYQVAIENPNIWVGTDSVHFNMETNGGELYAQTVKEALDKAEKGPVKK
- a CDS encoding low molecular weight protein-tyrosine-phosphatase — protein: MKKIVFVCLGNICRSPMAEFVMKDLTDQYEIESRATSSWEHGNPIHRGTQKIFRQHQVPYDPAKTSLQIKEEDFYNFDLILGMDENNVADLKQMAPSGTEHKIHLFAAESVPDPWYTGDFEETYSRVLSGCKAWLDQLATS
- the ruvB gene encoding Holliday junction branch migration DNA helicase RuvB, with protein sequence MSRILDNEIMGDEEAVERTLRPQYLHEYIGQDKVKDQLKIFIEAAKLRDEALDHVLLFGPPGLGKTTMAFVIANELGVNLKQTSGPVIEKAGDLVAILNDLEPGDVLFIDEIHRLPMSVEEVLYSAMEDFYIDIMIGAGESSRSVHLDLPPFTLIGATTRAGMLSNPLRARFGITGHMEYYEQDDLTEIVERTAEIFEMEITHEAAEELSLRSRGTPRIANRLLKRVRDFAQIMGDGLIDDTITDKALSMLDVDHEGLDYVDQKILRTMIEMYGGGPVGLGTLSVNIAEERETVEDMYEPYLIQKGFIMRTRTGRVATRKAYEHLGYPYNGD